CTGAAACAAAATGACAACAATATAGCAATATTCATTATCCAATCAttaatcttttccttttttttaggaCGAGCATACAAATAAAGATGGAGATACTGCAAACCAATCGCAAACTGTCAACCAGGACCAAGTTGCTGGACCAAGTGGAGAAACGCCTCGAAAACGTGTAAGTTTGCCAAAGGAACAGTCTGATCGGCCAGGCGGAGgcccacaaaagaaaaaaaagactaCAGCTACAGAAGAAGCTCTGTCAATTATGAGAAGTATCCAAGGTCGGCATAAAGGTATGGATCAGTTCAAATCTTTTGGAGAGCAAGTAGGACTGCGTATTAAAGACCTCCCATCATCAAATGCTCAGAAAATTGCAAAACACCTTATTAGTAATATTCTGTTTGAAGCAGAAATGGGCAAGTACGACTATGGCAACCCAATCGGCGGAAGTTACTCACAGCCATTCTACCCAACACCGAACTACGTACAACAACCGATTTCTGTCCCGATGCCACCAGCTTGTCCCAATCCAAACCCATGTAGTGAGCAGCTGTCTTTTCACGGAATCACACAGGCAAACTCTCCAGATTCAGTCATAAGCTCCTCGCTATCAACCCATACGGACAATGACTCTATCGACAATATATTGATGcacctgtaataataattttacaaatttaaataaaagagaattttacACCTCAtctcttcaaaattcaaatttgagttaagacttttgttcatttttgttattgtaattaacttaatactcattttaactaagtaaataaGGGTTTCATTTGTAATGGAGAGTGTTTTGTTCGGAACTTGAGACGCATGTCTACCAAATAAAGGTT
This Homalodisca vitripennis isolate AUS2020 chromosome 3, UT_GWSS_2.1, whole genome shotgun sequence DNA region includes the following protein-coding sequences:
- the LOC124357769 gene encoding uncharacterized protein LOC124357769 is translated as MPRLAFGNAALAKPMQCRRGRWHMPLSQWFANENRSSVGLHQRKPVRAGSGDEPTVGFTRHARGSVVAETVPSTVMEWTNDKVCQLIELYRDKPVLWDCRLKGYKDRNKKQDALQEIADVFGVDKAVVEKKIKNLVCHFLREIKKERDSSKSGAGNSDVYKSKWFCYNNMLFLQDRNTPNETTDTITQDEHTNKDGDTANQSQTVNQDQVAGPSGETPRKRVSLPKEQSDRPGGGPQKKKKTTATEEALSIMRSIQGRHKGMDQFKSFGEQVGLRIKDLPSSNAQKIAKHLISNILFEAEMGKYDYGNPIGGSYSQPFYPTPNYVQQPISVPMPPACPNPNPCSEQLSFHGITQANSPDSVISSSLSTHTDNDSIDNILMHL